A stretch of the Aspergillus puulaauensis MK2 DNA, chromosome 6, nearly complete sequence genome encodes the following:
- a CDS encoding uncharacterized protein (COG:M;~EggNog:ENOG410PKAU;~InterPro:IPR002110,IPR036770,IPR020683;~PFAM:PF12796;~go_function: GO:0005515 - protein binding [Evidence IEA]): MTDSNVLEAAVRADDKEIVRILINYGIDADYGDPLLLAIRRGSKDVVDLLLRAGVHVNHGNTLTAAVERGDTEILRALLKASTHVIHDDILKIAVEYGNTEIFRALLNASTHVIHDDILKTAVECGNIEILRALLNASTHVIHDDILKTAVEYGNTEILRALLNVNPGDILPDAIYRGRKDFVKLLLQAGADVNQNSPLAISARKGDSEVVRMLLDAGADANTPCMDRLYGSPLVAAIMSGRESIVKTIIKAGADVNMYCTNGKYPSALVAAIRESDTTEKWPGFSRAARSRIIGLLLDYGADVNLQLGGDGCRNALDAALRIKDDHIIRTILTAGAHVADTSDGVPMTCPWELPHILLDDTEEVDVFNVTTLTKKDEGVTSATCAEYLERSYGKQGIEVFENIMCALKDPDSVYVSKGIIFRATSQQLIARFPSSMEHLLDAVAWICLTFRQPPPNGPQISAGVLSEGRFIFNSWEPLRGLTMSDNTCWSALFDTAVIALEPSIGLNSHWMLDISYRNMIQLAAVEYPVLVDNGIVLMGYSTALIPVRRNDKQTIEWHLEVATHDDQFNISELTVTKGPWLRTQDMNDLRSERNLLGWCSNAKVALGTIQGTSDIKRSGARTKHTSWQWTGANLQLVGQSGGPAQVGGQLGLAFSRKMMAVRFSPPGNYLKCLRNSISEQIIVYDTTQQRAWLIPLVCVLHQMLLSYAKGHGLTSGVPQTTSENNNGGLASFEALREKALSAVDNSSNLQLTVGDLIMGFSVNLSKALLQKPSGPKIYGYEFWDIIEDSTQSDLKQQRLERQGLAWAPLLGEIKCLFCSNFGDAIVGHRALCADSPCNRVPDRQDLMAASVCSVTALLARHGPSLRFNHCSSILAESHFQQCSHQNSGETCWNSPAFLQDMRSPGQGSAVKTDTFPNGAVVFGARKRDLSILFKDRGKYENVRAVFSK; encoded by the exons ATGACCGACAGCAACGTTTTGGAAGCGGCCGTACGTGCGGACGACAAAGAAATTGTCcgaatattaataaattatgGAATTGATGCCGACTACGGCGACCCGTTGCTTTTAGCAATACGCCGTGGGAGCAAGGATGTTGTCGACCTCCTCCTACGGGCTGGTGTTCATGTTAACCATGGCAATACATTAACGGCTGCTGTAGAACGTGGAGATACAGAGATACTCCGAGCTTTACTGAAAGCCAGTACTCATGTTATCCACGAcgatatattaaagatagcTGTGGAATATGGAAATACAGAGATATTCCGAGCTTTGCTAAACGCCAGTACCCATGTTATCCACGACGATATATTAAAGACAGCAGTGGAATGTGGAAATATAGAGATACTCCGAGCTTTACTGAACGCTAGTACTCATGTTATCCACGACGATATATTAAAGACAGCTGTGGAATATGGAAATACAGAGATACTCCGAGCTTTACTAAACGTCAATCCTGGTGATATTTTGCCTGATGCGATATACAGGGGGAGGAAGGATTTCGTCAAGCTTCTCCTACAGGCCGGTGCTGACGTTAACCAAAATTCACCTTTGGCAATCTCTGCAAGAAAAGGGGATTCAGAGGTGGTCCGGATGTTACTAGATGCTGGCGCTGATGCGAACACGCCATGCATGGATAGGCTGTATGGCAGTCCTTTGGTTGCTGCTATTATGAGTGGGAGGGAGAGTATCGTTAAGACTATCATAAAAGCAGGTGCTGATGTTAACATGTACTGCACCAATGGGAAGTATCCCAGTGCTCTGGTTGCTGCCATACGTGAGTCTGATACGACAGAAAAGTGGCCTGGCTTTAGTCGGGCAGCGAGGTCTAGGATCATTGGATTGCTACTGGATTATGGGGCAGATGTTAACCTACAGCTGGGGGGCGACGGTTGTAGGAATGCGCTGGATGCGGCTTTGCGTATCAAGGACGACCACATCATTCGAACGATACTCACCGCAGGAGCACATGTTGCAGACACATCCGACGGAGTGCCTATGACGTGTCCGTGGGAGCTCCCTCATATTCTCTTGGATGACACCGAGGAGGTGGATGTCTTCAACGTAACGACATTAaccaagaaggacgagggcgTCACATCAGCAACATGCGCCGAATATCTGGAAAGGTCGTACGGCAAGCAGGGTATCGAGGTTTTCGAGAATATTATGTGTGCTCTGAAGGACCCAGACAGTGTTTATG TTAGCAAAGGAATCATATTTAGGGCGACGAGTCAACAACTAATTGCTCGTTTCCCGTCGTCCATGGAACACTTATTAGATGCAGTGGCCTGGATTTGCCTGACGTTTCGccaaccccctccaaacGGCCCACAAATATCAGCAGGGGTGTTGTCTGAGGGGAGGTTTATATTCAACTCGTGGGAGCCTCTCAGGGGGCTTACAATGTCGGACAATACCTGCTGGTCTGCGCTTTTTGACACGGCGGTGATAGCTTTGGAGCCGTCGATAGGGTTAAACTCACACTGGATGTTGGACATCAGCTACCGGAATATGATTCAGCTAGCGGCCGTGGAGTATCCTGTGTTGGTCGATAATGGCATCGTGCTGATGGGCTATTCCACTGCCTTGATCCCCGTCAGAAGGAATGACAAGCAGACCATCGAGTGGCATTTGGAAGTTGCAACCCATGACGATCAATTCAACATATCCGAGCTGACCGTCACCAAGGGCCCTTGGCTGAGGACGCAAGATATGAATGACCTGAGGTCGGAGAGGAATCTCCTGGGCTGGTGCTCCAATGCGAAGGTTGCCTTGGGGACAATTCAAGGGACATCAGATATCAAAAGGTCTGGCGCACGCACAAAGCATACTTCATGGCAGTGGACAGGTGCAAACCTCCAGCTAGTTGGACAGTCTGGGGGTCCAGCCCAGGTAGGAGGTCAACTGGGCCTAGCATTCTCTCGAAAGATGATGGCCGTTCGTTTTAGCCCGCCCGGCAATTATCTAAAATGCTTGCGGAATAGCATCTCGGAGCAGATTATTGTATACGACACTACACAGCAGAGAGCGTGGCTCATTCCACTTGTATGCGTGCTCCATCAAATGCTCCTCTCTTATGCCAAAGGTCACGGACTAACATCTGGCGTACCTCAAACGACGTCTGAGAACAACAACGGCGGTCTCGCTTCCTTCGAAGCATTAAGGGAGAAAGCTCTGTCCGCCGTAGACAACTCGTCTAACCTGCAATTAACGGTTGGCGATCTTATCATGGGATTCTCGGTCAATCTGTCAAAAGCCCTCCTGCAAAAGCCAAGTGGCCCTAAGATATACGGCTACGAATTCTGGGATATCATCGAAGATTCAACGCAGAGTGACCTAAAGCAGCAACGGCTTGAACGGCAGGGCCTAGCTTGGGCACCCCTTTTGGGCGAGATAAAATGTCTCTTCTGCTCGAACTTTGGAGACGCTATTGTCGGACATCGTGCTCTCTGTGCTGATTCGCCTTGCAACCGAGTACCAGATAGGCAGGATCTAATGGCCGCCTCGGTTTGTAGCGTAACTGCTCTGTTGGCAAGACATGGCCCCAGCCTTCGATTTAACCATTGCTCAAGCATACTGGCGGAAAGTCATTTCCAACAATGCTCCCACCAGAATAGCGGAGAGACGTGCTGGAACTCTCCGGCCTTTCTGCAGGATATGCGTTCCCCAGGGCAAGGGTCTGCGGTCAAGACAGATACATTCCCTAATGGTGCTGTTGTGTTTGGCGCAAGGAAAAGAGACTTGTCTATTCTCTTCAAAGATAGAGGGAAATATGAAAATGTGCGGGCAGTCTTCTCGAAGTGA
- a CDS encoding uncharacterized protein (COG:S;~EggNog:ENOG410PZ5Z;~TransMembrane:1 (i88-106o)), giving the protein MAIHIPDRSASSADVRRFITDVLVSDYDAEPDFASETASAWRIGRGTELHDANQRYFVDIFGVEIGVCLYRSVLNAREKQRQNSRTGILFKWAHLSVPILAIWNFYKSQWGRSSLPRSLFASAARFC; this is encoded by the exons ATGGCCATCCATATTCCAGATCGCTCCGCCAGCTCCGCAGACGTTCGCCGCTTCATTACGGACGTGCTCGTATCGGACTACGACGCAGAGCCCGACTTTGCCAGTGAAACCGCGAGCGCATGGCGAATCGGCCGCGGCACTGAACTCCACGATGCAAACCAGCGGTACTTCGTGGATATCTTTGGTGTCGAGATAGGAGTCTGTCTATATAGAAGCGTCCTTAACGCTAGAGAGAAGCAGAGGCAGAATTCTCGTACTGGCATACTGTTTAAAT GGGCTCACCTTTCAGTGCCCATCTTGGCCATTTGGAATTTCTATAAGTCGCAGTGGGGCCGTTCAAGCCTC CCTCGTTCCCTCTTTGCCTCTGCGGCGCGCTTCTGCTGA